The window GGGGCGTACGCTCCGGTGTTCGGGACGTACCCTCGGGCGTTCGTGGTGCGTTTTTTTAGTAAAGAGTAAGTCcgagagactttttcaaattgaaacaaaatttgttgaattagtccttcatataatacccaaattctcaaaagtcagtttggtaattactcaaaaagtttaaaaaggaactcaaaagtattaaatttaaaagtaaaaacctttttttattgatttaagccctaattcatggtttttccaattttttatcttgtccgctagtctgctaatatctcccaaaagcaacgaattttttttttttacaaatacaaagagaactatatttttcttcatagcaacaaattcaaagttcaaattgcaggttaatcatcctttttgttcctccatatagaaaactttattgttttagactcaaattacttgtgcttgtaagtaacgtataatagattgttttgattagttttttgtggggatggagcacacatatatatagttttcttcaatttttatgcaattttacctgtttataaatattaactgtcattatattattttataaaatattaaaattaaatacctatggggcttatcccccgctgaggcatatataaaacgccccgccttacgcccacgccttttaaaacactgctcaTTCCTTAGCACTTCTTCATCACTAGTATATTCAAATCATTTCTaggattctttaatttttttagtttagtttacaATTTGTTAGTTATTTTAGACCATTTGTCATTAGAAGTCAATTTTCTATCCATAGAAGTCAATTTTCTATCCATGTGGGGTTTAAATTGTGTGGGTCAACTCCTAATTGCTATTTGGGGAATGGGTATCCTGATTATCATGTTTAATTGCTATTACCATGtccaatctctctctctctctctctctctctctctctctctctctatatatatatatatatatatatatatatatatataaaattgagGGGCATTAATCCGGTGATGTGGCAGCCTCTTTAACGAGAATACACATTTTTCTAATTTCTCAAATTTTTTGACTTTCATTCATGTTTTCACCGTTTACGCTTAGGTGCTATATGCCTTCCGGAAAATGAAAGAGTGCGTCCTTTCAAAGTTAAAGCATCTACATGCATATTAATTAAGAGTAGTTGCCTATGGAGAAGTGAAAGAATGTGTCCGTTCAAGTGTCTCTTGATAAATTGAAGACTACTAAATGTgaacccaatttggctttctcttCCTTTTCCAGTGCCAATTCTTCATTTTACTTCCTTTATCCGCTGATTCAATTGTAAACTTGCAGCCATCATTCTGAAGATGCTCCCAAGAAAGTTAAGCATCAACCCAATCCATTTTGAAGGTAATTAACAATATTTTATTCCATTCATTGACAATTATAGAATACAGACCATAATTTATGCACTAGATTTTTGTTTGTGTTATTTTAAATAATTGAAATCGGTCTCATCTTTTTATgaggaaaagagagaaaatataacAGTTTACTATATagcatttaattatttttaattttaggaTTTAATACAATTAGTTTTGCTTCCTTTTTTTGTTAAAGTATATTTTGTTAActgattttttgtttaatttttccTTTATAATGTTCTGCTTTGAGAATTAGTGAAATGCATGAACAACTACTGTGAGGCAACAATCATTTTTTTAATTATAGTATTTACACAAGAttagttttgattatttttctttttttaagttTGTAACTAATATTTTATAAACCTGAGTGGTATGTAAATACTTTCTGGTTTTTATTCCTTAATGAGTGTGCCGTTTTCTTTAATATAATGTTGTAGTTACTCAATAAGATAAGCATCTCAATGAATGCATTTTTAGAATAATACAgtatttattttttaactttaatTTGAGTTTATAAACAAAGGTTcaattaacaaataaataaatattatttattattttctaaTTTCTGATTGAAAGAAAATTTATCGATATATAGACTAGACTATTAGTATATAACAAAATTAAAGGTTCACTTTCACGTtcataaagaagaaaaataaggaGAGAGAGAAGGAATATTTGACCATTCAGGCATTTTTTATCCCTCAATAAATATATTgatgtttgattcaaattttAATTCCATTTACAATTATAGTTATTTGTACAATTATCATTTACAAGAGAGAATGTAAGAGTTTGGCCTCTTGGTTTTCTCAATCATAATATTCTATTCTCAATTTTATAGTTATCTTATATACTAGAAATCTATGTACCCTCCAAGAACATGAATACAACACAAAGGTTTTCAAATTATGTTGCAATGACAAGATGCGGTAGTCTTTCCTAATGATTATTTGATGCTAATAAAAAACTTTGTATTTCATTTATATTTCTAATATAGAACTAATAAATTTAAATGTTTTTATTTGTGTAATTAGTAGCTTTAAAATGAAATTTATgcaattttaattataatttgattttttttattttttgaatctcCTTAAATCTTtgttaattatataaataattttcTTGGTAATGTATAATAAACTATATATAGCATTGCATATAAGTATTTgctctaaataaataaatttatgaACTAACATGTGAATTAACCCAATATGTATTgtttaaaagtattttctttctcACAGAAAAAAAAGAAAGGGATAATATAAGTTCATTATTAGTCTGCTGATTTCTTTGTAAATACGTTGATGTATAGCGCGAGCGCGAGCGCGAGTGATTTTACTAGTTTGTGTATAAATCGAAACTCTTAAGGAATCTGCCCGTCTTAATTTTGAAATCTGCGCCCgtacaagaaattgtgcggtccgcagaagtgtTGACTAGGGCAGTTGGTAAGGCAATAATGTGCGGAACACACttgtaattgtgcggaccgcagtaaTCTCATCGCGGCCgcagatcaggccaaactctgtcttcagagagttgcTGTTTAGAGGTACTCATAGTGCGACCGCACtgataattgtgcggaccgcacttcagttgtgcggtcgcactcaaaattgtgcggaccgcggTTTCATCTCTGCGGTTGCAAGTCCAAATTGTGTGGTCCGTACAACCCAGGCTGCGGCCGCACTTGCAATTGTGCGGATCACACTTCCCTTCACTGCAAACATATTTTGTTCTATTTATCTGCACTTGAACTAGAACCGATTCCTGCTGCTATttgttacagaaaatggttagatcacgaggtcgtggtgatacatcaaaggggaggggtgaaccttccagaggcagAGGCATAAGaaatttacccctcgccctccaaagggTAATTAGTAAGAAAGCCACAATAGGCCGAGGAAGACAGCCCGAGCCTTCCGAGTCTAGTTCATATGTCCCATATCGGGAAGCGTCAGAGGGTGACTCATTGCAAGAGCAGCCTGCTGTTCAATTATAGCCACAACCGCCATAGTGCATATACCAACTTAGAGACGAGCCTTCCTCCTCTGAGAGCACTTCCGAGGGTTCGGAAGGTGACAGTCAGGCTTCAGAGCCCACATCCTCACATGCCCCCGACGCAGCTGCTACTACAATGGATGTTGATGATATTCCGGATGATGGCCGAGGAGGTGATACCAGAGTTtccggccttgagaggtcgaagaagaaagagatttgggaagataggtttgttAGTCTGTCTGCTTTCAAAAGCTTTCGAGAGTGGTGGCCaatgagatcgctcactcttgagcgtcaGTTCATAATAAAAGACTTTTACAAATACAACCTGGCAGTGTTAAGACAGTTCCGGGAGtagaaggggtggatgtggttcaccaaaAGTGTGGTAGATGCCAAGGAATACCTGATCCGGGAattttacgccaatgtggcgcatataaAGAAAGGGACCAAGGTAACAAAAGTTAGAAATCTAAAGGTGAGATTCGATTAGAGCACCCTGAACACGTATTTAGggtttgaggatgtggagccTGTGTAATACCTAGAAACGTTAGCACTAGGAGATGCAGTtcgaccatggctagctgagcttcTTACAGCTCCGGGGCCACCTCCAGCATGGATCAAAGCAGGGGTTCccattcagcggaacaccctaaattttgaggcaaagggatggcaAACATTCGTGTGTAGCAGACTAGACCCATGCCAAAATGAAACAAATCTTCCAATTCAACGGTCAGTACTAGTCGcttctatcatggccgggtacccaatcaatgtgggtgccgtaaTGTCGGCCAACATGTTTGTGGTCGTCAGGAAAGGCGAGacctcctacccatatcccaacactatcattgagtaccttacggatgcggGTGTGGAGCCGAGGGATTTTGATACCAAGGTGCGggcgaagaagcctttctcatggtattcTTTGATGGGTGGTGGAAACCCAAAGAAAGAGTGTCAACCCTCTACTACTGCGGGCCAGTCTGATGATCCCGCCTGGGTAGCTGCTGAGACAGTTGACATACCATCTACTTCAGCACAGCCTTCTGATGGTGCAACCGTTATGCCTCCACCTCCTCCTTCAGGTCCTTCAGCATCCGTGCCTTCCACATCGGCTTTAAAGCTAGTGCTCATGCCCGCTCATCCACTatctgcactgcgagtctcccaaacactGGCGAGACTCAAAAACTGGATGCAGATAACCACTATAAAGtggtctgacatatccagtgttgcTGCAACACAGTCATCCACTCcagcaccccagattcctccgaCAATGGAAgatacattgaagaagatcttggagaaccagaccatcatcatggacaccttggtaGCACATGGAGCAGTGATTGATTAGCTGGGGAAGcaagtaaagaaaatgaagaaatccaGGTGTCCAGGAAATCAGTTGACAGGCTGAGgagagaggtgaccaagatagcagcaactgatgatctttcatttgatatgcTCATAGGGTCAGACCCACCAGCACCGGCAGATCCAACAACACCATTAACTCCAGTgacaccagctggccagtctgaggagccagacctggcTGTCGACACTGCTGAGCCAGTGCGCcaaatgttcaccaacccagttaaTCCTAGAGCCGATGctgatgagatccagttagaggagactGAGGGCGATGTCGCTGCTATGGACACGGTGTCCAAGGCCACATAGGAAGTCtttttcactcttacccttctttaTTCTGGTTTTGATTaggcattggggacaatgcttatttttattcggggagGGGGTGGAGTTATTTGCTATTTGGATGACTTTTAAACATTTGGTTTCTAATAATTGataatattttattctttttctttattatgtatatatatattctccCCGTTCTCTCTTggtgtatatattctctcttttcctctctcattatgtataatCATATGCTTTCAGTAGTTTGCTTTTTAGCTTCTTTattctattttcttattagtctatgtttaatctagtagcttctttttaattttgtagcttcgttttatgttttagtgaacaataagcctttggttttcttaatgacacggttcttttcaaaggtaatttttgtgtgaatcgggtgactcttcccatcgatggatggcatgacatccttcttaagggattgaggctgtttttggtgtttaggcaagaatagtagtaataatgaataaaaggacctaattgagtcaggctcgaagagtcaaacatgcttcacttggtaccaacacacataactgcgtgcttatggttaaaaataaggtttttggaaagaatagctctagttagtgaccttgtgactcttgtgttgacttaggcaatcatcgagtagtTTAGTCGAACCATaacgattttcaatcttgaatatggtcgttgcgggccctcgactctatccgttttaacaatccagctgcgtgagaggtgagatgttgttgGTGTAAATCCAAGTACCCATgaaaatggtctagaacttgtcccgaatgtgtttctaggcaaaattttaagttttgcttggattgagaagtgattgtaagctctccttgacccgtttgaAATGTTTCATGGCCCACCAAAGTTGTTATCCCTAATCAACCCaattgagcctaaaacctttttCATTTGATcaccacgttacaagcctttacccgttttattataaccctctcttggcacccgagctttccttaacactcttgtaaaataattggctaaaaatgtaagtttgggggagagacgaggagtttgaaaaaaaAAGTATCAACGcaaaagagaaaagagaaaagaaatgaagagaaggaaaggcaagaaaaagaaagaacaaaaagaaaaatacaaaaagaaagtgaataagttgaaaagttaaagggattcaaagaaaagtaaagatgcaaagcatggaaaaagcgaagaaggagaaaatgaataacatgtacaagaaagagtgatgttaagtctctctagttcccctaaggaaaataAAATGCTTCAAAGAGTTGGTAAAAATATGAGCctataaaagaaaatggagtgcttaaggtaAGATGAACATGTTCTATCATAGCTTATCCAACCttattccaaaagtcttcattgtatcccgaaaaagccctacgtgatttcaagtcgagtaagcttacattagtggtgattcaCATGAGGGGCAGGCCTATGGTGattaaagccgtacttgcgacattcttttgagagagatgagtgaacctttcacaaaCCTGTGAATTGAGTGCTATATTCTTAAGTTAGATAGGCAAAAGGAGAGTAGATGAGGAGGAGTTAGAGATCCACAATgatctacatgaaagagcgagcttccttgatgaataaagtcaactcttgatgctcaagtgtcacattagaactattcgtgcttaaaagtttaacttgttgccttgttgataattcataagtgtcgtgggtaattgttggtcccaattaatGTGCGATTGATTCacctttgattagctggaatggcTCTTAACCTGTGGAGGTAGAAATtatcttatttgcttgaggacaagcaaaaacttaagtttgggggagttagtaagtggggattttgactacttattagcgccttttttgcttttgttttagtccaaaagcgcttaattgtatttccgaaaactgataaaatatgcttaattgcaagaATATCGGAAGATGAGCTCCAAAGATGAAATCCACTTCAAGAAGGAGTAATTTGACCTTAAGGACAAAAATAGCACAAAAGctaaaagtgtggaccgcagaatacCATGTGTGGCCGCAGGTCATGAAGCAATTCCATCATAGAAGGTTGCaagatgcggaccgcacatgaaattgtgcggccataGAAACTGGGTAAAAGCCAAAGTTCAGAGAACTTGCATCTCAAGTTTAacaagagtgcggaccgcacaattattgtgtggccgcagaagagcATGATGCGGCCGCAACCACATTTGTGCGGCGCAGAAAAGTATGGTGCGGCCGCATACATATTTGTGTTGTCCGCAGAAAGAGAGAAGTGTAGCCGCAGTTCAAAATTGTGGGACCGCAGGTTTCCAATCCTGTCAGGCTGAAgtaaagtgcagaccgcacatggaattgtgcgtcCGTAGAatctccgaaagggcattttttgtccgaaaattctagcactatatataaatagaagagtttcactttttaggttaagttttgacatCAACTGCTACAATAGAcagtttcttttactctttttagtaatttttgctattttgagctttttgaatattgatttcatcattttaattatcaatatgggtttaattatcacttttttttctttttcttccaatttaagcatgagtagctagattttcactagggttatgacccaaccctagtgtgtgaacttaatgggtatttaatttattGCTTATTTATGGTTGCGTATTGATTAtatagcctagttcttgcttttatgtgaataattaatggttgcaaacattatttcatgcctatttgacttggtctctacttgagaaagagagacttagtctagaaaaacttggctagcaataaattgggtcaatcgagagattgataagcccaattaaagggttgaacctagagatagtaaaacccgacttgagcttattatcaattatttttttcaatacccatttggacttgagaaagccaaactgggcaaaaccactctctaaccgagaggtagtgagtgggtacttgagtgttgatagctataatacaccccgatcaataaaataaattttaaaatttataacccattaggcaaacacctaggtgaaggtcatagctcTAGgttttttatatcatttgaaaaacaaccaaaaataatttcctagtttcattttttaaattgcaATCATAGTTTAATTTAGATTTTCAAACAAAACCAATTATtgcggaagtgcaaatttagatatacaaaatCACGTGCTAAGATATATACCACTAACACCCATTTTCACATAGCTCcctgcggaattcgaccccgactcttgttgggtatcaCTATTGCttcgaccgttttcatatcctcaaatagaggattgaaattggacgagatcagagATGCGGAAGATAGGCAATGTCAAGTGCTGTAAACAGAGCTGTAACGACTAGTTTATTAGggtaggatattaaagagaatattttaTTGGATATTCTCTGTACCTATACTATTAGGGTTTATTGGGGTATGTCCCGTATAAATAGAAAATAATATGATGAATaggggcatgtgatattcattgtgGGAAGAGAAGACTTTACAAAATACTCTCTCCCCTTGAAAAGATACAAAGAACACCTTTTTGTCAAGATTCTCGTTTACATTATCCTGCACCTTTCCATTAGATCCGAGAAGATTTCGAATGTTCTAAGAtctatctgtcattcatcattgtgaggAGGAATAACCACCTAGCTCATTATTTATTGGGCGAATCACTCCTCCTATTTACTCAAATgccatttattgctatttattattATCCCTACTGCCATTATCGCTTATATTTTATGAATATTTAATGCTTGTTATTGTCAACCCCCTCCTGGATCTGTCTCACCTCATACACGCTTTCAAAACTCGTATCTAgagatattatcattaactaggttcaatccattattaaataaatataataattttaacCGAAAGTTATATTTTTAGGTCAAACAAACCGGACTAGTCATTCTTTTTTGACAGCTCTAGCTAGGGGtatacataggtcgggttggttcggattttgcaattaccaaaccaaaccaattgtatcgggtttttaaatctatagaccaaatcaaaccaacaaaAGTCGGATTTTTCAATATCGGGTTTTTTCGGGTTTCTCGGGGTTTTTTTTCCGAtaaacttgtgctccaaatatttctataGTCCTAAATACAATTTTACCAATAACAaccatgtttttattttttagcatTGACCTCAACTATGCTAGTCAATAGGTTGTATGGTTCCACTTTATAAAGGTCTCtactttataaattatttttcactTTACACCAAAATGCTAATAAAAACTTAAAGCAATTGACATGTCCAACTTCAATTGAACCTTAGATAAACAATTAGAAAGAGCAGGTTGGAGTATCATGGACAAATCAATTGCTTTAAGTATTGTAAAAAGTCTAATTTCTTTAATTGTCAAATCAACTTAACCTTAGAGAAATAATGTAATACAAAAACTTCTTAATCGACTAAAAACCATGCACCaactttcttttaattaattacttTAAATTAGTAAAGATTCCAAAAATAGTCATGAAGCAAATTGTAGTTAAATATCCCTCTAATCAATCCTCAAAGGCGAGTTTGCATATtctgaaagaaaagaaataattaacatatttaatattaaataatataaataaatataatcATTAACAATTGAATATAAATTATTACCTTCTTCAACTTGCTCAATTTTCTGGACTTCCTCTAACATGTCTTCAAACTTATATTCCTTGAAAATACATCAATGTAAGAAATAAATCACTCTTAATTTTACATAGTCCATATTATttaaccaaatgattcaaaatataagtaaaaaagTTTCAATATCTTTTTAAGTAACAGTCAATTACTCATGTTAATCATCTAAGATaaagaaaataaacaaataaattcGACAATAGGGAGGAATATAATAGATTTGCAAAACAACTGCTAATCGGAATAAGAAAAATCTTAGTTAATTGAAAAAAAGCAAGGCGTATGTATGCAGCTAAAAGAAAACATGTAAAATGAGATAGGGAAGAGTCTTACCGACGTGAGCAAAAGAGAGTTGATAGGGTTTGAGCTAATTTGTTTTGAGATAATTGGGGTTTTTTAGAATGGAACGATAGGGTTTCTTGCGTTTGGAGAAGAGGCAAAATAATTTAAATTGTTTAAGTATTTTAGAACAGCTTTAGGACTAGTCTAGTTCTGGTTTAGGACTAGGTTTTGGTTTGGGCTCCAATTATTCTTTTAGGGCCagacaaaaataaatatttacatgGGCTATAAAACCAATTTAAAATATTATgctaaatacataaattataaaaaaaattaagaaatatttataacttacattctaataaatatttttatctatctaatatataaaatatgtatacatgtaatgtcgggttggtttagtttcggtttgactttttttagttaataccaaaccaactctattttggtcgggttttatttttcaataccaaaccaagtcAAACCAAACTACTAGTCGGATTTTTTTTCCGGATTAACTCGAATTTTCGAATTGACACGGGTTATCGATTTGGTTTGTAAACCCAAGCTCTAGCTAGAGATCAACGAAAGCGGGATCACAACGATTATAATAAAAGATTCACTATACCACTGTTGACCATTGGCGCGATCACTGTACGAGAGTTGAAGATGCCTCAGAAAAAATATCTTATAAACATTCTCGTCACTCTAAACGACATGAAAGGGACAGATCCACTAAATGGAAATGTTGTTTATGTCCGTGTTTTTCTCATGTGCCAGAGCAATTAATCACATGTACAATAATTGCTTACAAAAGGATTGCGAGTAGACTTTGCTCTTCAACTCTAAATTAATGTTCACCAACCAAACAGCTTTAACTACGTAGTTCGTATAGTGAaggaagatttttttttttgtatagtgaAAGAAGATAGAGAGAGCCCATACAAGTCTTAACTATTGGTTTTTTTGTTTATGTTTTCTTATGTCAGCACTTCTTACGGTCGCTTTTTTCTCCAAAACTTCGCATAAACTTATGCGatattatttataaaaaagatatttaaaaaaaattaaaactcaGTAGTTACACACCAACCAACAATGGACTTGCATTTCCACTTATGGGGTGCTCAAGTACCCATTAATTTTTATCGAAACACTATTTAAACTATACTCTAAGAAACTAGTAATGCATATAAATCCAAATCTCAGTTGCAATTTCACATTAAAAGCAGCCAAAGAACCCTTTATTGTTTGATTGTACAAAAAATTACATAACAGAAAAAAGATTTTAGTTCTCAAAAGAGGGTGATTTAGTATATCTTCTTTCTCTAAACAGTAACAGCTTTCATGAATTCTTCATCATTCTCCATTGCTAGCAAAGTCTCAGGTAAAAGACAAACTTCAATATCTACACTTCCTTCTTCTGCCCCAGGAAATAATGTTACTTTTCCATCACCTTTATTTGCCATCCCACTCCTCACTGCCACTGCTTTCCCCCAACCAAAATCAGTACTATAAACACTAAACTTTGGAGAACTACTAATTGTCAATCTATTGGCCACAAACAATGAACCCTTTGTAAATAATACAGGCTTTTCCACCCACTCCTTATATAGTTTCACCACTTCCTCATTGTTCTGAGAAGCAATTATTTTGTTCATTTGCAATGCTGCCCAGCCAAGTCCTTTCTCTAGCAGTTCCCCTGCTGTTCTTTTTACCGGCTTGAAATAAGCTGCATTTCCCCAATACCCTTCTGCCAATGGAGGATTTAGCCTCGGTCTTGTGCCTACAATAATGGACAGTATAATAATAAAGTTACAAGATTATTTTTTGTTATGTTAAAGTAACTTGACTATATTCCCTAGTAATGGCAAAGCCACATAGCTCTTTTTCCAAATCAATAACTGAATTTTATCAGCTATAAGAGTAAGTCTCAAAATTATTTTTGTCACATTAAAACAACCAATCTTTACCTACGACAATGCTGATAGTGACTTCTTCCTTGGAATCAAGCTGACGACAACGAGTAACAGATTTCCATAGATGAGCCAAAAAAGCTTGAAGAGAAGAGATGGAATTAGTACCCATTTCAGAGTTAGCTTTTGCTTTCAATTTCCCTATGCTTTCTTTACTGAGATGGAAAATCCTTTCCTTCAATGGTGGAAGCTCCATACACTCATATAATTCTTGATCTTCTAGATTCAAAGGGAGATGAATTGGAGGCTTTATATTCTCAGGAAACCACCTTTTTAAAACTGGAAGCCTACTAATAAACTCAGATCCACTGGATATTTCAGACCAAGAATTGAAGAAATTCCAAAAGCAAGTGCCATCCCCCACACTATGACTCATAGTGCAACCAATAAAATACCCATTAACAAGCTCTGTTACTTGAATTCCTAGTAATGGTTTAGTAACACATTCGATGTTACGCATTTTATTAAGTGGGAAAAGGGAATGAACAATAGGTGGCACATAACAAGATTCAAGAATTTCTTCCACAGTTAATTCTGGAGCAATAGCGTGAGTAAATTCAACTCCAGCATTATTGCAAGTGATAAAGAAAGAAATCGTATCATCATTAGCATTTTTAGTGGTGGAAAAACGGCCAGCTAAAGGAGGAAAGAAGTCTAAGGTGCGAGAAAGAGATGTTTTCAAGTGATCAATTAAGGAAAGAGAGGAGAGTGATTTGAATAGAGTGTTTTCTTGTTGGGGAGTTGGTTTTCTGAAGAGGAGACCTTTTTGGATAGTATCAACAAGAAGGAATTGCAAGTCCCATGGTGTCATTTCAATTTGGGAAATGGTTGTGTTGTTGCCATTGTTGTTTGAGCTTGACAATTTGGAAGCTGCCCCAACTAAACAGGTAGAGATGACTTGAACTTCTTCCATTTTCTGAGGAGGAAGAGAAATGGATCTAGGGCAGCAGGCAAGTGTGAGAAAGGGTAGTGCTTctatggttctatgaggatgcgGGAGACCAACAGTATTTATGGCCAAATTTTTACAAGGAAAAATAGTGAT is drawn from Nicotiana tomentosiformis chromosome 12, ASM39032v3, whole genome shotgun sequence and contains these coding sequences:
- the LOC104116106 gene encoding uncharacterized acetyltransferase At3g50280-like isoform X2, coding for MEEVQVISTCLVGAASKLSSSNNNGNNTTISQIEMTPWDLQFLLVDTIQKGLLFRKPTPQQENTLFKSLSSLSLIDHLKTSLSRTLDFFPPLAGRFSTTKNANDDTISFFITCNNAGVEFTHAIAPELTVEEILESCYVPPIVHSLFPLNKMRNIECVTKPLLGIQVTELVNGYFIGCTMSHSVGDGTCFWNFFNSWSEISSGSEFISRLPVLKRWFPENIKPPIHLPLNLEDQELYECMELPPLKERIFHLSKESIGKLKAKANSEMGTRPRLNPPLAEGYWGNAAYFKPVKRTAGELLEKGLGWAALQMNKIIASQNNEEVVKLYKEWVEKPVLFTKGSLFVANRLTISSSPKFSVYSTDFGWGKAVAVRSGMANKGDGKVTLFPGAEEGSVDIEVCLLPETLLAMENDEEFMKAVTV
- the LOC104116106 gene encoding uncharacterized acetyltransferase At3g50280-like isoform X1; the encoded protein is MEEVQVISTCLVGAASKLSSSNNNGNNTTISQIEMTPWDLQFLLVDTIQKGLLFRKPTPQQENTLFKSLSSLSLIDHLKTSLSRTLDFFPPLAGRFSTTKNANDDTISFFITCNNAGVEFTHAIAPELTVEEILESCYVPPIVHSLFPLNKMRNIECVTKPLLGIQVTELVNGYFIGCTMSHSVGDGTCFWNFFNSWSEISSGSEFISRLPVLKRWFPENIKPPIHLPLNLEDQELYECMELPPLKERIFHLSKESIGKLKAKANSEMGTNSISSLQAFLAHLWKSVTRCRQLDSKEEVTISIVVGTRPRLNPPLAEGYWGNAAYFKPVKRTAGELLEKGLGWAALQMNKIIASQNNEEVVKLYKEWVEKPVLFTKGSLFVANRLTISSSPKFSVYSTDFGWGKAVAVRSGMANKGDGKVTLFPGAEEGSVDIEVCLLPETLLAMENDEEFMKAVTV